A genomic segment from Bradyrhizobium sp. CB1015 encodes:
- a CDS encoding acetoacetate decarboxylase has product MKHETVRTGAFAMPLTNPAFPPGPYRFVNREYFIIQYRTDPEALRRIVPEPLEVSEPVVNYEFIRMPDSTGFGDYTESGQVIPVSFRGQCGSFVHQMFLNDHPPIAGGRELWGFPKKLAEPKLAVEIDTLVGTLNYGSVRIATGTMGYKHRALDAATEAKKLAAPNFLLKIIPHVDGTARICELVRYHCEDIAVKGAWTGPAALDLHSHALAPVAELPVLQVLSAKHVVADLTLGLGAVVHDYLSPAAVARSRETVSEILIGADAG; this is encoded by the coding sequence ATGAAACACGAGACCGTGCGCACGGGGGCGTTCGCCATGCCGTTGACGAATCCGGCCTTTCCGCCCGGCCCCTACCGGTTCGTCAACCGCGAATACTTCATCATCCAATACCGCACCGATCCGGAGGCATTGCGCCGCATCGTGCCCGAGCCGCTGGAAGTGTCCGAGCCAGTGGTGAATTACGAATTCATCCGGATGCCCGACTCCACCGGGTTCGGCGACTACACCGAGAGTGGCCAGGTCATCCCGGTCTCGTTTCGCGGCCAGTGCGGCAGCTTCGTCCACCAGATGTTCCTCAACGATCATCCGCCGATCGCGGGCGGACGCGAGCTGTGGGGTTTTCCCAAGAAGCTGGCAGAGCCCAAGCTCGCCGTCGAGATCGACACGCTGGTCGGCACGCTGAACTACGGCTCGGTGCGCATCGCGACCGGCACGATGGGCTACAAGCATCGCGCCCTCGACGCCGCAACCGAGGCAAAGAAACTCGCCGCGCCGAATTTCCTGCTCAAGATCATTCCGCATGTCGACGGCACCGCGCGCATCTGCGAGCTGGTCCGCTACCACTGCGAGGATATCGCCGTGAAAGGCGCATGGACCGGCCCGGCTGCGCTCGACCTCCACTCGCACGCGCTTGCGCCAGTCGCGGAGCTGCCGGTACTGCAGGTGCTGTCGGCAAAGCACGTCGTTGCCGATCTCACGCTCGGGCTCGGCGCCGTGGTCCACGACTATCTCAGTCCGGCCGCGGTGGCGCGCTCGCGGGAGACTGTTTCCGAAATCCTGATCGGAGCCGACGCCGGTTGA
- a CDS encoding NAD(P)/FAD-dependent oxidoreductase translates to MRLVIIGAGFAGMYAALSAARLRDIQGVSPEELEIALVAPEPTLVVRPRLYERKPETLTAPLLDVLNAVDVNYVQGSAETIDTKSRTVQIATSKGPRKTLSYDRLVVATGSKLFRPKIPGLAEHGYAVDSLDDAVALDKHLKGLAKRPAVNGRDTVVVAGGGFTGIEAATEMPARLREIFGKDAKPRVIIVDRNSAIAPDMGEGPRPVIEDALRKLGVETRLGAGVASLDGSGVTLSSGEHIESETVIWAAGIRAAPLTQQIPAERDNFGRLLVDRDLRVPGVDGVFATGDAARAACDSDGNYALMSCQHATRMGAFAGNNAAAELLGVPTKRYHQKGYVTCLDLGEAGALFTTGWERKVAMVGDVAKKTKQEINTVWIYPPKAQRAAALASADPERVTDVTGFL, encoded by the coding sequence ATGAGATTAGTCATCATCGGCGCCGGCTTCGCCGGCATGTACGCCGCCCTCTCCGCCGCCCGCCTGCGCGACATCCAGGGCGTTTCGCCGGAAGAGCTCGAGATCGCGCTGGTCGCGCCGGAGCCGACGCTCGTCGTCCGCCCGCGGCTTTACGAGCGGAAGCCGGAGACCCTGACGGCGCCGCTGCTGGATGTCCTCAACGCGGTCGACGTCAACTACGTGCAGGGCAGCGCCGAGACGATCGACACCAAGTCACGCACGGTGCAGATCGCAACTAGCAAGGGACCGCGGAAGACGCTGTCCTACGACCGCCTGGTCGTGGCCACCGGCAGCAAACTGTTCCGTCCGAAGATTCCGGGGCTCGCCGAGCACGGCTATGCCGTCGACTCGCTCGATGATGCGGTAGCGCTCGACAAGCACCTGAAAGGCCTCGCCAAGCGCCCGGCCGTGAACGGCCGCGATACCGTCGTCGTGGCGGGCGGCGGTTTCACAGGCATCGAGGCCGCAACCGAAATGCCGGCGCGGCTGCGCGAGATCTTCGGCAAGGACGCCAAGCCGCGCGTCATCATCGTCGACCGCAATTCTGCGATCGCTCCCGACATGGGCGAAGGGCCCCGCCCCGTCATCGAGGACGCCCTGCGCAAGCTCGGCGTGGAGACGCGGCTAGGTGCCGGCGTCGCCTCGCTCGACGGGTCGGGCGTCACGCTCTCCAGCGGCGAGCACATCGAAAGCGAGACCGTAATCTGGGCGGCCGGTATTCGCGCCGCACCCTTGACCCAGCAGATTCCTGCCGAACGCGACAATTTCGGCCGGCTGCTGGTCGACCGCGATCTGCGCGTACCGGGAGTTGACGGCGTCTTTGCCACCGGCGACGCCGCGCGCGCCGCCTGCGACAGCGACGGCAACTACGCGCTGATGTCCTGCCAGCATGCCACGCGCATGGGCGCGTTCGCTGGCAATAACGCTGCCGCGGAGCTGCTGGGGGTCCCAACCAAACGCTACCACCAGAAGGGTTACGTGACCTGCCTGGACCTTGGCGAGGCCGGTGCGCTCTTCACGACCGGCTGGGAACGCAAGGTGGCCATGGTCGGCGACGTTGCCAAGAAGACCAAGCAGGAGATCAACACCGTCTGGATCTATCCGCCCAAGGCCCAGCGCGCCGCCGCGCTTGCCTCGGCCGATCCGGAGCGTGTGACCGACGTGACTGGCTTCCTCTAG